In Deltaproteobacteria bacterium, one DNA window encodes the following:
- a CDS encoding FAD-dependent oxidoreductase, giving the protein MKILMAGAGLANLSAAYHLKLGQAGQLECRIFEQGNRVGGLCRTVLKDGFAFDLTGHLLHFRTDYCRELVTALLGDNLRRLERKAWVYSHGRYIRYPFQANLHGLPPEIVRECVKGFMEADRRHGGVTPGELLEMSFKEWVTGRFGRGIARHFMIPYNRKLWTVDPGELTCDWMGRYVPCPTVEEVIAGAAGENVRQYGYNAHFWYPLKGGIQSLSDALAQGAGDIRLNKEVVCVDLSSKTIEFQDGDGADYEILVSAIPLKKMIGLCRGVPEGLKKAASGLRYASVLDINLGIDRAKISEKHWIYFPEGRFVFYRVGFPMNFSPYVCPPGSSSVYVEVALTPGNSVDEEDTARVAVDQLVETGLLRNRKEVVVTHIQRIPFAYAIYDQHRRRAVPALLSFLREYSVYSIGRYGAWEYSAMEDALLAGRNVAREIVASRLVSRGSRAA; this is encoded by the coding sequence ATGAAGATCCTTATGGCAGGAGCAGGACTGGCGAATCTGAGTGCCGCCTATCACCTGAAACTCGGGCAGGCCGGGCAGTTGGAATGCAGAATCTTCGAACAAGGGAATCGAGTGGGCGGACTATGCAGGACCGTTCTCAAGGACGGTTTTGCCTTCGACCTCACGGGGCACCTGCTCCATTTTCGAACGGACTACTGCCGGGAATTGGTGACGGCCCTGCTCGGCGACAACCTCCGCAGACTCGAAAGAAAGGCGTGGGTCTACTCGCACGGCCGATATATCCGGTATCCCTTCCAGGCAAATCTGCACGGTTTGCCGCCGGAGATAGTGCGGGAGTGTGTGAAGGGTTTTATGGAGGCCGACCGTCGGCATGGAGGGGTGACACCCGGTGAGCTCTTGGAAATGAGTTTCAAGGAATGGGTCACCGGCAGGTTCGGTCGGGGTATCGCCCGGCATTTCATGATCCCCTATAACCGAAAGCTCTGGACCGTTGACCCCGGCGAGCTGACCTGCGACTGGATGGGTAGGTACGTCCCGTGCCCGACCGTGGAAGAGGTGATCGCGGGTGCTGCCGGCGAGAACGTCAGGCAGTACGGCTACAACGCCCACTTCTGGTATCCCCTGAAAGGTGGCATCCAATCCCTTTCGGACGCTTTGGCTCAAGGTGCGGGCGATATTCGGCTGAACAAGGAGGTGGTCTGTGTCGACCTCTCCTCGAAGACGATCGAGTTCCAGGACGGGGATGGGGCCGACTATGAGATCCTGGTATCGGCGATTCCCCTCAAGAAGATGATCGGCTTGTGCCGCGGAGTGCCCGAGGGACTGAAGAAAGCCGCCTCCGGCCTGAGATACGCCTCTGTTCTCGATATCAATCTGGGCATTGATAGGGCGAAGATCTCCGAAAAGCACTGGATCTATTTCCCAGAGGGGAGATTTGTCTTCTATCGGGTCGGATTCCCCATGAATTTCTCCCCTTACGTCTGCCCGCCGGGCTCGAGCTCCGTTTACGTGGAGGTCGCCCTCACTCCGGGGAACTCTGTAGATGAAGAGGATACGGCAAGAGTCGCCGTGGACCAGCTCGTCGAAACCGGCCTGCTTCGAAATCGGAAAGAGGTGGTGGTCACTCATATCCAACGCATTCCTTTCGCGTATGCAATCTATGACCAACATCGCCGCCGGGCAGTGCCGGCCTTGCTCTCCTTTCTGAGGGAGTACTCAGTGTATTCGATAGGGCGGTATGGTGCCTGGGAGTATTCGGCGATGGAGGACGCCCTCCTTGCCGGAAGAAATGTAGCCAGAGAGATCGTCGCGTCCCGGTTGGTCAGCCGGGGCTCCAGGGCCGCGTGA
- a CDS encoding GNAT family N-acetyltransferase, which yields MEIVRIDDMQAWETIRAATSDLRGYSFSYRWLSFQAAWTGGKRITVALYGDDGRLLDVFAGVERGGVVLAGPEKAPGGCIDPCHLTAFSEYFSKKKMYLTSLRRFPFRHDENYELVIDLKGIESLDQFVRERVSRDARQRYGKARRKGYEVRPGLVDDFMECYLELSRRKRVTSPFPKDYFERMMNHLGDEAILKSFWLGEELMGSSLLFVTPAQIHSYFLLSKQKAFKDGLSALIYLDMVAEALRRGKGTANCGPSSPWDGTFAFKRRFGARPRRVFSYIVNGGFLERMLFLAKTKVKQHGNGSPFTA from the coding sequence ATGGAGATAGTCCGGATAGACGACATGCAGGCCTGGGAAACCATAAGGGCAGCCACATCGGATCTTCGTGGTTATTCCTTCAGTTACAGATGGCTCAGCTTCCAGGCCGCCTGGACCGGGGGGAAAAGGATAACGGTTGCACTGTACGGTGATGACGGGAGGCTCCTGGATGTCTTTGCAGGTGTGGAAAGGGGAGGAGTCGTACTGGCCGGGCCGGAAAAGGCGCCCGGGGGATGCATCGACCCGTGTCATCTGACCGCCTTCTCCGAGTACTTCTCGAAGAAGAAGATGTACCTTACCTCCCTGCGCCGATTTCCCTTCAGGCACGACGAAAACTACGAACTGGTAATCGATCTGAAGGGCATTGAATCCCTGGATCAGTTCGTGAGAGAGAGGGTTTCCAGAGATGCAAGGCAGCGTTACGGGAAGGCGAGGAGGAAGGGGTACGAGGTGAGGCCCGGCCTTGTCGACGACTTCATGGAGTGCTACTTGGAGTTGAGCCGAAGAAAACGGGTCACCTCTCCATTTCCGAAAGACTATTTCGAAAGGATGATGAACCACCTAGGCGACGAAGCGATCTTGAAGTCCTTCTGGCTGGGAGAGGAGCTCATGGGTTCGTCGCTCCTTTTCGTAACCCCGGCACAGATCCATTCCTATTTCCTCCTGTCGAAGCAGAAGGCCTTCAAGGACGGCCTCTCAGCGCTTATCTATCTCGACATGGTGGCAGAAGCCCTCAGGCGGGGCAAGGGCACGGCCAATTGCGGTCCCTCTTCGCCATGGGACGGCACCTTCGCGTTCAAGAGACGGTTCGGTGCAAGGCCGCGCAGGGTTTTTTCTTACATCGTAAACGGCGGTTTCCTGGAAAGAATGCTCTTCCTGGCAAAGACCAAAGTGAAGCAACACGGCAATGGTTCACCGTTCACTGCTTAG
- a CDS encoding polysaccharide deacetylase family protein, with translation MVHRSLLRRLKVGTKHLLDHIRPYFLLTGISPIPGYTARQFGSLIHREASVRGRLGLCEPAWFQMNRGAFCRNIRVPGKHFCYVGEDSSLLDRTVRSHTMVFDGAILEGRECPARGITVSVDLEGNTASSCDGSAGEREVQREAAERARIIHSIFQDLGLRTVWYVVGSLFEDREMKSLCEEIMDDPNIEIGWHTQNHINYFDADEDAVKRDMECADTIRHRYSLDMTAMAFPYNAVGYVEEVIANGFTKLRGYVGQYSLPFTVDFGMFLFCGTTLYLGPHTVAASRRALSAIKGGSNIFLHPVDWIGCDLDPLRHALESLRATFNQAES, from the coding sequence ATGGTTCACCGTTCACTGCTTAGGAGACTCAAGGTCGGAACGAAACATCTCCTGGATCACATCCGGCCGTATTTTCTCTTGACCGGGATTTCGCCCATACCCGGATACACGGCGCGGCAGTTCGGGAGCCTTATTCACAGAGAAGCCTCGGTCCGAGGCCGGCTGGGTCTCTGTGAGCCTGCGTGGTTTCAGATGAACCGGGGCGCCTTCTGCAGAAACATCAGGGTGCCGGGCAAACACTTTTGCTATGTAGGTGAGGACTCTTCCCTTCTGGACAGAACCGTCCGATCCCATACGATGGTCTTTGACGGAGCAATACTGGAAGGCAGGGAATGCCCCGCAAGGGGGATCACCGTCTCGGTGGATCTGGAGGGGAATACCGCCTCGAGTTGTGATGGCTCGGCCGGAGAACGGGAAGTTCAAAGGGAGGCTGCCGAACGGGCCAGGATCATCCATTCGATATTCCAAGATCTGGGGCTGAGAACCGTCTGGTATGTCGTGGGGTCTCTGTTTGAGGATCGAGAAATGAAATCGCTCTGTGAGGAGATCATGGACGACCCAAACATCGAGATCGGTTGGCATACCCAGAACCACATAAACTACTTCGATGCGGACGAGGACGCGGTGAAGAGAGACATGGAATGCGCCGACACGATACGCCACAGATACTCTCTCGACATGACCGCGATGGCCTTTCCGTACAACGCGGTCGGCTACGTGGAAGAGGTGATCGCAAACGGGTTCACGAAACTGAGAGGATACGTGGGACAGTACAGCCTTCCCTTCACCGTCGATTTCGGCATGTTCCTGTTCTGCGGGACGACTCTGTACCTGGGCCCACACACGGTGGCCGCATCTCGTCGCGCCTTGAGCGCGATCAAGGGAGGCTCGAACATATTCCTGCATCCGGTAGACTGGATCGGGTGTGACCTCGACCCTCTCAGACACGCCCTGGAGAGCCTCCGGGCCACATTCAATCAGGCCGAATCCTGA